Part of the Streptomyces sp. NBC_00457 genome, ACTCCGACGCCATCGCCGCGGCCGTCCTCGCCCTGCCCGGGCTTCCTGTCGTCTCCGAACAGCCACAACAGTCACAGCAGCCAGAGCAGCCACAACAGCCAGAGCAGCCAGAACAGGCAGAGCAGTCAGAACAGTCGGAGCAGCCAGAGCAGTTGGGCATCTCTCCTGCAGACCGTGCGGCCCTGGCCGCCATCGCGGCCCCGAGCGTGAAGGCAGGCGCATGAGCGTGGTGCACGCATCCGCGCGGACCGGAACGCTGTCCGCCCATCTGGACGCCGGGCTGCTCTCACCGGTGCGGGCGGGCACCCCCGTCGAGGCGGCCGTGGGCGACAGCGCCTGGCTGCAGGCGATGCTCGACGCGGAGGCGGCCCTGGCCCGCGCCCAGGCCCGCTGCGGCACGGTGCCCGCCCACGCGGCCCGCGTCATCACGGCCGCCGCCCGCGCCGAGCTGCTGGACGTCCGCGAACTGGCGCTGGCCGCGCGGGAGACCGCGAACCCGGTGGTGGGCCTGGTCAAGGCGCTGACCGCGGTGGTCGCCGAGCGGTCCGAGCAGGCCGCCGAGTATGTGCACCGCGGCTCGACCAGCCAGGACGTCTTCGACACCGGGGCGATGCTGGTGGCCGCGCGGGCGCTGCGTCTGATCGTCGCGGACCTGCGGGCCGTGGCCGCCGCGCTGGCCGGCCTCGCGGCCGCGCACCGGGACACCGTGATGGCGGGCCGCACCCTGGCCCTGCACGCCGTGCCCACCACCTTCGGCCTCAAGGCGGCCGGCTGGCACCGGCTGGTCCTGGACGCCGCCGAGCGCCTCGAACGCATCGCCCACGGCGGGCTACCGGTGGCGCTCGGCGGCGCGGCCGGAACCCTGGCCGGCTATCTGCAGTACGCGGGAGCGGACGCGGACCCCGCGGCCGTCCTCGACGACCTGGGCGCCGCCTTCGCCGACGAGACGGGCCTGGCCGCCCCCGTCCTGCCCTGGCACGCCCTGCGCACCCCCGTCGCCGACCTGGGGGCCGCACTCGCCCACACGGCCGGGGCTCTTGGCAAGATCGCCGCGGATGTGCTGGTGCTCACCCGTACCGAGGTCGGTGAGGTGGCCGAGCCCCAGGTCGCCGGACGGGGCGCCTCGTCGGCGATGCCGCACAAGCGCAACCCCGTGCTCGCGACCCTGATCCGCTCGGCCGGCCTGCAAGTGCCCGCCCTGGCCACCGTACTGATGCAGTGTCTGCCCACCGAGGACGAGCGCTCGGCCGGGATGTGGCACGCCGAGTGGCAGCCGCTGCGCGAGGCCCTGCGGCTGACCGGCGGCGCCGCGCACACGGCCGTCGAACTCGCCCGGGGGCTCACCGTCCACCCGCAGCGGATGCGCGCCAACCTCGCGGCGACCGGCGGGCAGCTCGTCTCCGAGCGCGTCTCGGCCGTCCTGGCGCCGCGCCTGGGCAAGACGGCCGCCAGGGAACTGCTCACCCAGGCCTCGATGCTCGCCTCCCGCACCGGCCTGCCGCTGGCCGACGTGCTGGCCGGCCTGCCGCAGCTGGCCGGAGTGCTCAGCCGCGAGGAGGCGGCCGCCCTGCTCGACCCGGCCGGCTACACGGGCGCCGCCGGCCCGCTGGTGGACCGGGCACTGGGCGCACCGGGCACGGCCCGGCCCCCGGCGCCCTGACCGGCGGCCGGCCCGCAGGCGTCCGGCGTGCACCGGGCCGCCGGCCGGTGCACGCCGAACGCCTGGGGGCGGGCGGGCTGTGAGGGCCCGCGGGCCGGCTGTGCCGAGGGCACCGGCCGCTGCCCACGGCGGCCGGCGTCGTACGCACCGGCCCGGCCGGTGCCTGCCCGACGTGGAGCACGGGCGGGCGCGGGCCCGTCCGCCCTGGTCGCCCGCCCCAAAGGCGCCCGCCCGTGCGGCACCGTGCCCGGCGCCCCCGCTCGAGTCCTCCTCGCGGCCGCCTCGAAGGCCGCTCGAGGCGCCGCCGAACCCGGCCGCGCGGACCGCCCCGCGCCGCATGATGCAACCACAACACACAGGGGAGGCGGCCGAGTTGAAACGGGACGCACGTGTGGTCGGCGGGGGCGGCGGCCACGGCCACGCCGTGGTGATCGGCTCGAGCCTGGCGGGGCTCACCGCGGCGCGGGCCCTGGCCAACTTCATGGACCACGTCACCGTGATCGAGCGCGACTGGCTGCCCACCGGAGCGGGCCGCCGCCGCGGCGTACCCCAGGCACGGCACACCCACAGCCTCATGACCGCCGCCCACCAGGGCCTGGAGGAACTGTTCCCCGGCATCCGCGGTGACCTCACCCGCGCCGGAGCCGTCCACGTCCGCATCCCGAAGGACATGCTGCTGCTCGGCCCGGCCGGCTGGCTGCCCCGCTTCGACGCGGGCCTGTCGATGTACAGCGCCGGCCGCGACCTCATCGACGCGGCCATACGCGCCCGGCTGCGCGCCGACCCCAGGGTGACCTTCCTGCCGCAGCACGAGGTCGTCGCCCTGCAGGGCGGCCGCCAGGACACCGTCACCGGCGTCTGGGCACGCGGCCGGGACCGCACGGCCCCGGGCGGCTGGACGCCCCGGCGCCTGCTGCCGGCCGAGTTCGTGGTGGACGCCTCCGGACAAGGCTCCCGCGCCCCGCAATGGCTCGCCGAGCTCGGCTACGACCCGCCCGCCGAATCCGTGGCCGGCGCCGGGACCGCGTACGCCACCACCCTGTTCGCGGCGCCGGTCGGCCACGTCGCCGACTTCACCAGCCTGGTGCTCATGGCCGCGCCCGGCGACCCGCGCCAGGGCATGCTGCACCCCGTCGAAGGCGGCCGCTGGTCGGTGTCGCTGAGCACCGGCGACGGCACACCGCCGCCCACCAGCCACGCGGCACTGGTGCGCGCCGCAGGCAACCTGCGCCACCCGCTGCTGCGCGACCTCATCGAGGCGGCCACCCCACTCGGCCCCGTCTACGGCTGCAGCCGCACCGGGCAGCGCTGGCGCCACTACGAGAAGCTGCGCCGCTGGCCCGACCAGTTCCTCGTGGTCGGCGACGCCCTCGCCACCCTGGACCCGGCCCACGGCCACGGCATGACCCTCGCCGTGCAGGGCGCTCTCGTCCTGGACCACCTGCTCGCCGCGCACGGCACCGCGGTCGGCATCAGCCACCGCCTGCGCCGGGCCCTGGCCCACCGCCTCGCCCCCGCCTGGCAGGCGAGCGCCCGCACCCTGGGCCCGGCGGACACCGGCCAGGACCCGCCGGCCACCCTGCGCGCCCGGCTCGGCCGGCGCTACGCGTCCCGGCTCGCGGCCGCCGCGACCACCGACCCGCACGCGGCGGCCCTGCTGCTCCACCTGCAGCAGAGCCTCGCCCCGCCCGCCGCCCTGCGCCCGCGCGCGCTGCGGGCGGCGCTGCGCCCCCGCCGTGACACGCCGCCCGCGACGCCGTCCAGCGTCACCCACGGCCCCCAGGCACGCCCGCGCCGTCCCGCCACCCCGGCCACGCCCGCCCCCGCCGCCGGCCGGCCGGCAGCGGCCGTGAGCACGCCGCGCGTACGCCGCTTTTGAGCCTGTGGCGCGTCGGCGCCGTCGCGGGCCGATAAAGCACGGTCATACGCTCGCCGCATGGCAGAGGTGAGGCAACTGTCCGACGCAGCAGCTCACTTGAGCGGCCACGAGCGATCGCCCACCACCCAACGGGCTGAAAAACCGGGCCTGTTGCCTACCGGGAAGGCCGACTCGTCCTCGCACGTCCCACAACTCGCTCAAGAATCACTTGAGTTGCCACTTGAGTATGACTTGAGCGCGGTTGTTCGGCCCGGTCGCCCGTGGATAGCGTTTCACCCGCTCCAGGGCACGGGCCCGCTGACGCCGCGCAGGCCGCCCCCGCCCCCGGCCGTTCACCGGCCGGACGGGGTGTGCCTGTGACGGCCGAGCGGCGGGGGGAGGGCGCGCGGGTATGAGCACGACCGAAAGGGCGCCGCACACGGGGCGCACCACACCGCCGGCGGGCGAGCGCATCGCCGACTGGACGGACTCGCGGCTCGGGATCTACAACTTCCGGTTCCTGATCCGCAAGGTCTTTCCCGACCACTGGTCGTTCATGTTCGGCGAGATAGCGCTCTACAGCTTCATCGTCCTGCTTCTCACCGGTACCTGGCTCACCATGTTCTTCGACCCGAGCATGACCGAGACCGTCTACCACGGGTCACACGAAGCGCTGCACGGCATCCCGATGTCCCAGGCCTACGCCTCCACCCTGCGCATCAGCTTCGACGTGCGCGGCGGCCTGTTCATCCGCCAGCTGCACCACTGGTCGGCGCTGGTCATGATCGGTGCGCTGTGCATCCACACGCTGCGGCACTTCCTGACCGGATCGTTCCGCAGGCCGCGCGAGGCCAACTGGCTGATCGGCTTCACGCTGCTCGTGCTGGTCACCCTGGAGGGCTTCGTCGGGTACTCGCTCCCCGACGACCTGCTCTCGGGCACCGGTCTGCGCATCGCCGAAGGCGTCACGCTCGCCATCCCGGTGGTCGGGACCTATCTGACGCTGTTCCTGTTCGGCGGCGAATACCCGGGACACGACATCATTCCCCGGTTCTACAGCTTCCACATCCTGCTGATCCCGGGCATCATCGTCGCCCTGGTCACCGTCCACCTGATCTACGTCTTCTACCACAAGCACACCCAGTTCCGGGGACCGGGCCGCACCGAGAAGAACGTCGTCGGCCAGCCCCTGATGCCGGTGTACGCGGGCAAGGCCGGCGGGTTCTTCTTCCTCGTGTTCGGCGTGCTCGCGCTGATGGCCGGCATCGCCCAGATCAACCCCGTGTGGACCTACGGCCCCTACCGCGCCGACCAGATCTCCCAGGGCTCCCAGCCCGACTGGTACATGGGCTTCCTCGAGGGCGCCCTGCGGGCCATGCCCGCCTGGGAGTTCGTCGTCCCGGGCGGCTACACCGTCAACATGGGCGTCCTGCTGCCGGCCGTCATCCTGCCCACCGTCATGATGGCGGTGATCGCCCTGTGGCCGTTCCTGGAAGCCTGGGTCACCGGCGACAGACGCGAACACCACCTCCTGGACCGCCCCCGCGACCACCCCACCCGCACCGCGTTCGGCTGCGCCTTCGTCGCCCTCTACCTGGTGCTGTTCTTCGGCGGCGCCAACGACGTCCTGGCCGAACGCTTCCATCTGTCCCTGAACCAGATCACCTGGGCGGTGCGGATCGGATTCTTCGTCGTCCCGGCACTGACCTACGTCCTCACCCGGCGGATCTGCCTCGGCCTGCAACGCCGCGACCGCGACAAGCTCCTGCACGGCCGCGAGACCGGAAAGATCAGAAGGCTGCCGCACGGCGAGTTCGTCGAGGTCCACGCGCCCCTCGACCGCCCCCAGGCCTACACCCTGCTGTCCAAGGAGGTGCGCGAGACAGTGCCGGCCCCCGCACCGGAGAACGGCGGCGTGCCCAACCCGCAGGCCCGCAAGGAGATGCTGCGCCACCGGCTCAGCCGCTGGCTGTACGGCAACCAGATCCCGCAGCCGACACCGCAGGACATGCGGCACGCCCTGGAACACTCCGGCCACTCGCCGGGCGGACATGGCCCGTCCAACGGACACGGCTCGTCCAACGGACACGGCCCGTCGGCAGGCGGGCCCCTGGACACCGGCAGGCAGGCCGCCGGCGAGGAGCGGGAGCCGGACCAGGAACCGCACTGACCCGGTCTGCGACGCACAGGACCGGGCCGGATACGGCGGCGCGGGTGATCAGGGGACGGTCACCCGCGCCGCCGTCGTTTCACCGCCGGCCCCGCCGGTTGCCCTCGTCCCGGCGGCCCATGCCCCAGCATCCACGGAGGCCCGATGAGCCCCACCCCATGGCGCCGGGACGGACCCCGCGCCGCATCCATCACCCGGGCACGCACCGGCCTGACGCAGGATCTGCGCGTGCGCCAGCGCCGCTACATCGTGGCGATGCTGGTGCGCACCGCCTGTGTGGTCCTGATGGCCCTCACCTGGAACCGCTGGCCCGCCGTCGGCGTCTGCGCCCTCGTCGGCGGGGTCGTCATCCCCTACGTCGCCGTGGTGGCCGCCCAGGCCGGGTGGCGCCAGCAGCGCGGCGTGAGGCCCGCGCTGACGCCGGCCGGCGACGAGCCCGCCACCCGCGTCGTCCTGGAACCCACCCTGATCCTGCCACCGGAACGCAACACGGCGGGCTGACCGGGCACACGCGTGGGCGCGCGCCGGGGCGCCGGAAGGGGCCGGGGGCTGGGGCGTCGGGGGTGGTGCCTAGGGCTTGCGGCGGCGGATCCGGTGCCGTGCGACCCTCCACCGCACCCGGCTGCCACCGCGGCGCCCCGTGCGGGGCCGGCCGCACCGTCCCGCCCAAGCTGCGGGCATGCGTGCCGCCTGGGGCGGCACGGGTGGGCGCAGGCGGCACCCCGTCAGCGCCGGGCTGCGCGACCCACCCCCGGGGCAGCCACCCCACGCACAGCTGCACCCCGCCCAGCGCAGCCAACGCCCGCCGGCCTCGGCGACGCCGTCGTCCAGGCGCACCCGCCGTCCCGCACTGCCGCCCTGCGTCGCCGGGGCCGCGGCCGGCGGACACGACAGGGCGCCGGGCCGTGCGGCATCCGCGGTCACCGTGCCCGGTCCCGTCACAAGGCCGCCTGCCGGAGCACCCGTGCTCCGGCAGGCGGTCAAGGTCACGCCCGCGCAGCGGCGGTCAGTGCGGTGCCTTCACCGCGGCCCGGTTCTGCCAGGGGCGGCACACCGCCAGGAAGCAGACCAACGCGGCCAGTGCGCTGCCCAGTTGGACCAAGGCCATCGGCACCGCCGTCTGCTTGCCCGCGATCCCCACGAGTGAGGAGGCGATCGCTCCCATGAGGAAGCACGACGTGCCGACCAGCGCGGAGGCGGACCCCGCGGCGTGCGGGGTGCGCATCAGCGCGAGCGCGTTGGTGTTGGGCAGGATCAGGCCCAGCGAGGAGATCATGACGAAGAGGCAGGCGGCGATCGGCACCGCCCCCGCGGTGCCGAAGGCGCCCTGCGTCACCAGCAGCAGCGCCGCCCCGGCGAGGGTGAGCAGCGCCAGTCCGCACCCGAGCGTCTTGTCCAGGCGGACCCGGCCGACGAGGATCTTGCCGTTGATCTGGCCGACGATCATCAGGCCGAGCGAGTTGAGGCCGAAGAGCAGCGAGAAGGTCTGCGGGGACGCCCCGTAGATGTCCTGGATCACGAACGGTGAGGCGGCGATGTAGGAGAACAGCGCTCCGTAGGCGAAGCCGTTGGTCAGCAGGTACCCGGTGAAGATCCGGTCGGCGCACAGCCCGTGCATGATCCACAGGGCCGCGCGTACCCCGCCGCTCTGCCGCCGCTCCGCGGGCAGGGTCTCCGGCAGCCGGCGCCAGACGAGCAGGGTGAGCGCGATGCCGATCACGGCGAGGACGAGGAAGATGCCGCGCCAGTTGGTGACGTGCAGGACCTGTCCGCCGATGACGGGCGCGACGATCGGGGCGATGCTGGATATCAGCAGCAGCGTGGAGAAGAACCGGGCCATGGCCAGGCCGTCGTAGAGGTCGCGTACGACGGCCCGGGCGATGACGATCCCGGCCGCCCCCGCCAGGCCCTGCAGCAGCCTGAAGGCGATGAGCACCTCGGCGGTGGGCGCGAAGGCGCACATCGTGGCGGCGACGATATAGACGAGCAGTCCGGCCAGCAAAGGCCTGCGCCGTCCCCACCTGTCGCTCATCGGGCCGACCACCAGCTGCCCGAGCGCCATGCCGGCCAGGCACGCGGTGAGGGTCAGCTGGACGGTCGTGGCGGTCGAGCCCAGGGTGCGGGTGACCTCCGGGAGGGCCGGGAGGTACATGTCCATCGACATCGGCGGCACCGCGGCGAGGGCGCCGAGGATGAACGTGACGAGGAGACCGGTCCGGCGCAGCGCCGGGCCCCCGCCGGCCGTATCGCGTCCCGTCGCCGGGGACGGCGCCCCGGGGGATCGCTTACGTCCGGCGGCGGCTTCCTCGGCTTGCTGAGACATGCGCCCTCCGCGTCCAGTCGTTGCATGGCTAACGGCGATGCTCTCAACCGGGCGCTACAGAACCGGCAGGGCACCGGTGGCGCAGGAGAAATCGACTTGTGCGCCACTTGAGCCCAACTCGGCGTGACCCACGTCACTTTGGGGCGGTCTTGGCGCGGAGAGTGCGCCCGTGTCACTATTCCAGCACGCCCTCCCTGCCCAAAAACTGTTCTGGGGCAGTGGATTGAGCATCGTAGTCACCGTTTCGTACGGGTGAGACCGACGTCCGTGCCAGGTGGCGGCACAGGTTCCCTCTCGCATCACATCCTCAACGCGCCGTGGCGCTTTGCGCCCTGCGGCTTTGCCTCAGTGCGCAAGCGCCGCCGGCGCTGATCCGGCATGCCCTGTGCCGCGCCTGTTGCCCAAGTGATCGCGGTGGTCGGCACGTTCTGTGCGGTGCGGCCTGCCCGCGGCCGCCCCGCACCCGCCTCCGCCGTAACGACCTGACGAGAACCGCTTCGGAAGCTGTGCGCGGATTCTGCACGCACAGAAGGCAGACTCTCGAGAAATGAGACCCCAGATATGCCAAGGCTATGCAAGCCCGCGGTGAGCGCGCCGGAACACGTCATCACGATGGAAGAGACGCTGGAGTTCGCCCAACAAGCTCATGCAGGAAAGCCGCAGCTTCCTCTGGCGCTCCGGCTGATCCGGAACACGGGGGTGCTGAAGCGGCATATCGTGCAGCCCATCGAGCAGACACTGCGCCACCCGGGGCTGACCGAACGCAACCGCATCTACGAGGCCGAATCCAAGAAGTGGTGCCCCCCGGTCATCGAACAGGCCCTTGAGAACGCCGATGTGGCGGCCCGTGACATCGACGCCATCATCTACGTGTCGTGCACCGGGTTCCTGATGCCGTCGCTGACCGCATGGCTGATCAACAGGATGGGACTGCGCTACGACACCCGGCAGATACCCATCGCCCAGCTGGGGTGCGCGGCAGGCGGCGCGGCGGTCAACCGCGCCCACGACTTCTGCGCGGCCCACCCGGGAAGCAACGTCCTGATCGTCAGTTGCGAGCTGTGCTCGCTGTGCTACCAGCCCGACGCCGACGACATCGGCTCGCTGCTGTCCGACGGGCTGTTCGGCGACGCGGTCGCGGCCGCCGTGGTGCGCGGCAGCGGCGGCGTCGGCATCGAACTGGAGCGCAACGCCTCCTACCTCATTCCCAACACCGAGGACTGGATCTCCTACGCGGTGCGCGACACCGGCTTCCACTTCC contains:
- a CDS encoding FAD-dependent oxidoreductase, whose translation is MKRDARVVGGGGGHGHAVVIGSSLAGLTAARALANFMDHVTVIERDWLPTGAGRRRGVPQARHTHSLMTAAHQGLEELFPGIRGDLTRAGAVHVRIPKDMLLLGPAGWLPRFDAGLSMYSAGRDLIDAAIRARLRADPRVTFLPQHEVVALQGGRQDTVTGVWARGRDRTAPGGWTPRRLLPAEFVVDASGQGSRAPQWLAELGYDPPAESVAGAGTAYATTLFAAPVGHVADFTSLVLMAAPGDPRQGMLHPVEGGRWSVSLSTGDGTPPPTSHAALVRAAGNLRHPLLRDLIEAATPLGPVYGCSRTGQRWRHYEKLRRWPDQFLVVGDALATLDPAHGHGMTLAVQGALVLDHLLAAHGTAVGISHRLRRALAHRLAPAWQASARTLGPADTGQDPPATLRARLGRRYASRLAAAATTDPHAAALLLHLQQSLAPPAALRPRALRAALRPRRDTPPATPSSVTHGPQARPRRPATPATPAPAAGRPAAAVSTPRVRRF
- the pcaB gene encoding 3-carboxy-cis,cis-muconate cycloisomerase; translated protein: MSVVHASARTGTLSAHLDAGLLSPVRAGTPVEAAVGDSAWLQAMLDAEAALARAQARCGTVPAHAARVITAAARAELLDVRELALAARETANPVVGLVKALTAVVAERSEQAAEYVHRGSTSQDVFDTGAMLVAARALRLIVADLRAVAAALAGLAAAHRDTVMAGRTLALHAVPTTFGLKAAGWHRLVLDAAERLERIAHGGLPVALGGAAGTLAGYLQYAGADADPAAVLDDLGAAFADETGLAAPVLPWHALRTPVADLGAALAHTAGALGKIAADVLVLTRTEVGEVAEPQVAGRGASSAMPHKRNPVLATLIRSAGLQVPALATVLMQCLPTEDERSAGMWHAEWQPLREALRLTGGAAHTAVELARGLTVHPQRMRANLAATGGQLVSERVSAVLAPRLGKTAARELLTQASMLASRTGLPLADVLAGLPQLAGVLSREEAAALLDPAGYTGAAGPLVDRALGAPGTARPPAP
- a CDS encoding DUF3099 domain-containing protein, which gives rise to MSPTPWRRDGPRAASITRARTGLTQDLRVRQRRYIVAMLVRTACVVLMALTWNRWPAVGVCALVGGVVIPYVAVVAAQAGWRQQRGVRPALTPAGDEPATRVVLEPTLILPPERNTAG
- a CDS encoding multidrug effflux MFS transporter; its protein translation is MSQQAEEAAAGRKRSPGAPSPATGRDTAGGGPALRRTGLLVTFILGALAAVPPMSMDMYLPALPEVTRTLGSTATTVQLTLTACLAGMALGQLVVGPMSDRWGRRRPLLAGLLVYIVAATMCAFAPTAEVLIAFRLLQGLAGAAGIVIARAVVRDLYDGLAMARFFSTLLLISSIAPIVAPVIGGQVLHVTNWRGIFLVLAVIGIALTLLVWRRLPETLPAERRQSGGVRAALWIMHGLCADRIFTGYLLTNGFAYGALFSYIAASPFVIQDIYGASPQTFSLLFGLNSLGLMIVGQINGKILVGRVRLDKTLGCGLALLTLAGAALLLVTQGAFGTAGAVPIAACLFVMISSLGLILPNTNALALMRTPHAAGSASALVGTSCFLMGAIASSLVGIAGKQTAVPMALVQLGSALAALVCFLAVCRPWQNRAAVKAPH
- the qcrB gene encoding cytochrome bc1 complex cytochrome b subunit, with the translated sequence MSTTERAPHTGRTTPPAGERIADWTDSRLGIYNFRFLIRKVFPDHWSFMFGEIALYSFIVLLLTGTWLTMFFDPSMTETVYHGSHEALHGIPMSQAYASTLRISFDVRGGLFIRQLHHWSALVMIGALCIHTLRHFLTGSFRRPREANWLIGFTLLVLVTLEGFVGYSLPDDLLSGTGLRIAEGVTLAIPVVGTYLTLFLFGGEYPGHDIIPRFYSFHILLIPGIIVALVTVHLIYVFYHKHTQFRGPGRTEKNVVGQPLMPVYAGKAGGFFFLVFGVLALMAGIAQINPVWTYGPYRADQISQGSQPDWYMGFLEGALRAMPAWEFVVPGGYTVNMGVLLPAVILPTVMMAVIALWPFLEAWVTGDRREHHLLDRPRDHPTRTAFGCAFVALYLVLFFGGANDVLAERFHLSLNQITWAVRIGFFVVPALTYVLTRRICLGLQRRDRDKLLHGRETGKIRRLPHGEFVEVHAPLDRPQAYTLLSKEVRETVPAPAPENGGVPNPQARKEMLRHRLSRWLYGNQIPQPTPQDMRHALEHSGHSPGGHGPSNGHGSSNGHGPSAGGPLDTGRQAAGEEREPDQEPH
- a CDS encoding type III polyketide synthase, with product MPRLCKPAVSAPEHVITMEETLEFAQQAHAGKPQLPLALRLIRNTGVLKRHIVQPIEQTLRHPGLTERNRIYEAESKKWCPPVIEQALENADVAARDIDAIIYVSCTGFLMPSLTAWLINRMGLRYDTRQIPIAQLGCAAGGAAVNRAHDFCAAHPGSNVLIVSCELCSLCYQPDADDIGSLLSDGLFGDAVAAAVVRGSGGVGIELERNASYLIPNTEDWISYAVRDTGFHFQLDRRVPGTMEPLAPVLREFAKDHSWDAGNLDFYIVHAGGPRILDDLAKFLEVDRTVFRHSWSTLTEYGNIASAVVFDAARRLFEEDPPAPDATGLIAGFGPGITAEMALGRWSVDAPGELD